One window of Thermacetogenium phaeum DSM 12270 genomic DNA carries:
- a CDS encoding DUF2508 family protein, whose protein sequence is MVNWLTDQCRSLSDFFRKGKNKYNDDYLALADAHQEWVAARNFFEQVSDPDLVDYAILSLKAAEKRYVYLWKRVREREQAWEEGL, encoded by the coding sequence GTGGTCAACTGGCTTACCGATCAGTGCCGCAGCCTTTCGGATTTCTTCCGCAAGGGCAAGAACAAATACAACGACGACTATCTTGCGCTGGCCGATGCACACCAGGAGTGGGTGGCGGCGCGCAATTTTTTTGAGCAGGTGTCGGACCCCGATCTCGTGGACTACGCCATCCTTTCCCTGAAGGCTGCGGAAAAGCGCTACGTTTATCTCTGGAAGAGGGTCCGGGAGAGGGAGCAGGCCTGGGAGGAAGGTCTATGA
- a CDS encoding MerR family DNA-binding transcriptional regulator: MELLSIGEAAKRLGVHPNRLRAWEKQGLIRPVRLPSGQRRYPVEEINRILGTGGIKAESDAVVLYARESTKKQADAGNLERQMERLRVYAREKGYCVVAEYSDVASGLNQPSGIGTGA; encoded by the coding sequence ATGGAACTTTTATCTATTGGAGAAGCGGCAAAGAGATTAGGCGTACACCCGAACAGGCTCCGGGCATGGGAAAAGCAAGGGTTAATCAGGCCCGTGCGGCTGCCCAGCGGCCAGCGGAGATACCCGGTGGAGGAAATCAACCGCATTTTAGGAACGGGAGGGATAAAGGCGGAGTCGGATGCGGTCGTTTTATACGCCCGGGAATCTACAAAGAAGCAGGCTGATGCCGGAAATCTGGAGCGCCAGATGGAGAGGCTGCGGGTATACGCGCGGGAGAAGGGCTACTGTGTAGTGGCGGAGTATTCGGATGTGGCTTCTGGTTTAAACCAACCGTCGGGGATTGGAACGGGTGCTTAA
- a CDS encoding IS200/IS605 family element transposase accessory protein TnpB, translating into MPKKHKKDKFRMTVCGEFFPEIYPAFRSSKLSRGGEAPFETEMRLFCACMRWAFNRLLEGVSRDEIKKLGQEIFGLNSRYVDDARLKAQGVLDSRKELLELEIEETENKLGRARRKLGRAMRKLAKAEEKGAALDIVEKLRLVVKGRNNRVASLEKKLAELEVHRENGTIPKVVFGGRKLWEKVCRGRAAREEWRAARKNRLYSRGDETKGGNPNIKVSFDGQDFRLAVSISHLSEQTGTDKLGRPKMSRAPRVEGRLWLPEKHRELVRIWLAMRLPYAVELVRTLDGRYLVHLTFDLGEAPEPDFSKGCLALDTNPDGVALCNVGVSGQPEPWPKGFSVPHPSNLGKYEGEFQVITYPNGFLYIRVPDLAYASGFRRSYLIGVLAKVVVDVAFFLGKPVVLENLDFGKEHLDTNKKFNRMASNFPFAKMVEAVCRRAVKEGVPFKLVPARHTSTIGRWKYMERYAVPVHCAAALSIGRRAMGFKERVTKELRHLVAQIKQNLTQKVDPYTPREGRGMTRRVGAILKHLDGKLPLHNGLTRQQQMQFYSVWHDFKELALALR; encoded by the coding sequence ATGCCGAAGAAACACAAGAAGGACAAATTTAGAATGACAGTGTGCGGGGAGTTCTTCCCGGAAATTTACCCAGCCTTCCGGTCTTCTAAGTTGAGCCGTGGCGGGGAAGCCCCTTTTGAGACGGAGATGCGGCTCTTCTGCGCCTGTATGCGGTGGGCCTTCAACCGGCTCCTGGAAGGCGTTTCCCGTGATGAAATCAAAAAGCTGGGGCAGGAAATTTTTGGGCTTAATTCCCGGTATGTGGATGACGCCAGGCTTAAGGCGCAAGGCGTGCTGGACTCCCGGAAAGAACTTCTGGAGCTGGAAATTGAGGAAACGGAAAACAAGTTGGGCCGGGCGAGGAGGAAGCTCGGTCGGGCCATGAGGAAGCTGGCGAAAGCAGAGGAGAAAGGGGCTGCCTTAGACATTGTTGAAAAGCTCCGCCTGGTGGTCAAGGGGCGGAACAACCGGGTAGCATCTTTAGAGAAGAAGCTGGCCGAGCTTGAGGTTCACCGTGAGAATGGCACGATACCAAAGGTAGTCTTTGGCGGCAGAAAACTTTGGGAAAAGGTCTGCAGGGGCCGCGCCGCGCGGGAGGAGTGGCGGGCCGCCCGCAAAAACCGCCTCTACTCCCGGGGCGACGAAACTAAAGGCGGCAACCCCAACATCAAGGTATCATTTGACGGGCAAGACTTCCGCTTGGCTGTCTCCATATCCCACCTTTCCGAACAGACAGGCACGGATAAACTTGGCCGTCCGAAGATGAGCCGTGCTCCCAGGGTAGAGGGCAGGCTGTGGCTGCCGGAAAAGCACCGCGAACTGGTGCGGATATGGCTGGCTATGAGGTTGCCCTATGCGGTAGAGCTGGTCCGCACCCTGGATGGACGTTACCTTGTGCATCTTACATTTGACCTGGGCGAGGCGCCGGAACCTGATTTTTCAAAAGGCTGCCTAGCTCTGGACACGAACCCTGATGGCGTGGCCCTGTGCAACGTCGGTGTGTCCGGCCAACCGGAGCCGTGGCCGAAGGGCTTCAGCGTTCCCCATCCCAGCAACCTGGGCAAGTACGAAGGAGAGTTTCAGGTCATCACTTACCCTAACGGCTTTCTGTACATCAGAGTACCCGACTTGGCATATGCATCCGGCTTCCGGCGTAGCTACCTGATAGGCGTCCTGGCCAAAGTGGTCGTGGACGTGGCTTTCTTCTTAGGCAAACCCGTAGTCCTGGAGAATCTGGATTTCGGCAAGGAACATCTGGATACCAACAAAAAGTTCAACCGCATGGCTTCCAACTTTCCTTTTGCGAAGATGGTAGAAGCCGTGTGCAGAAGGGCCGTCAAGGAAGGGGTGCCCTTCAAGCTCGTGCCCGCCCGGCACACTTCCACCATCGGTCGCTGGAAGTACATGGAGCGTTACGCCGTTCCTGTGCACTGTGCGGCGGCATTGAGCATAGGCCGTCGAGCTATGGGTTTTAAGGAACGGGTAACGAAAGAACTCAGACATCTGGTAGCCCAAATTAAGCAAAACCTGACCCAGAAGGTTGATCCTTATACACCGAGGGAAGGAAGAGGGATGACCCGCAGGGTTGGGGCTATCTTGAAGCATCTGGACGGGAAACTCCCTTTACACAACGGCCTCACTCGGCAGCAGCAGATGCAGTTCTACTCCGTCTGGCACGACTTCAAGGAGTTGGCCCTGGCGTTGCGGTGA
- a CDS encoding pro-sigmaK processing inhibitor BofA family protein: MIGSILGVLFGIFLLFLVGQALWGPLRLFLSLGLRLLCGGLVLLLVNACTGAFGWTLGLNPVSAAAVGLLGLPGLLLLLALKAVAG; this comes from the coding sequence ATGATCGGGAGCATTCTGGGGGTGCTGTTCGGCATCTTTTTGTTGTTTCTGGTGGGACAGGCCTTGTGGGGGCCGCTGCGCCTGTTTCTGTCCTTAGGGCTTCGCTTGCTCTGCGGCGGGCTGGTGCTGCTCCTGGTCAATGCCTGCACCGGAGCCTTTGGGTGGACGCTGGGCCTCAATCCGGTAAGCGCTGCGGCGGTGGGTTTGCTGGGCCTCCCCGGTTTGCTGCTGCTATTGGCTTTGAAGGCGGTAGCGGGGTAG
- the recR gene encoding recombination mediator RecR, whose amino-acid sequence MLLYPEPLAALIEALRRLPGIGPKTAQRLALHLLHAPAGEAEQLARAIMEAREKIFFCSICGNLTDVEPCAFCRDESRDRSLLCVIEWPRDIMAFERTGEYKGLYHVLHGALSPMDGVGPEDLRIGELLARLRRGGVREVILATNPNVEGEATALYLAGLLKPMGLKVTRIAHGLPVGGDLEFADTATLSRSLLGRQEI is encoded by the coding sequence TTGCTGCTCTATCCGGAGCCGCTGGCGGCCCTGATTGAAGCTCTGCGCCGGTTGCCGGGGATCGGCCCGAAAACCGCTCAGCGTCTGGCCCTGCATCTTCTGCATGCGCCTGCCGGTGAGGCGGAGCAGCTCGCCCGGGCGATTATGGAGGCGCGGGAGAAAATCTTTTTCTGCTCCATCTGCGGCAACCTGACGGATGTAGAGCCCTGCGCTTTTTGCCGTGACGAAAGCCGGGATCGCTCCCTCCTCTGCGTGATCGAGTGGCCGCGCGACATCATGGCCTTTGAGCGCACCGGGGAGTATAAAGGGCTTTACCATGTTCTGCACGGGGCGCTTTCCCCGATGGACGGGGTGGGGCCGGAAGATCTCCGGATCGGAGAGCTGCTGGCGCGCCTGCGCCGGGGGGGTGTCCGGGAGGTGATCCTGGCCACCAACCCCAATGTGGAGGGGGAGGCCACCGCTCTCTACCTGGCCGGTTTGTTGAAGCCGATGGGATTAAAGGTCACCAGGATTGCCCACGGCCTGCCCGTAGGGGGAGATCTGGAATTCGCCGATACGGCTACCCTGAGCCGGTCTCTGCTGGGGAGGCAGGAGATCTAA
- a CDS encoding TrkH family potassium uptake protein: MQRIIFIENSKRRRTVYLRKIFGRFTPAQILVFGFAALIMMGTFLLMLPVAAREGQATPLITAFFTATSAVCVTGLVVVDTATHYSLFGQLVILGLIQAGGLGIMTMTTLFAMLIGKKINLRERLLIQEGLNAIRLEGVVSLVKSIIKMTILIEGTGGLILSLRFIQDFGWAKGIYYGFFHAISAFCNAGFDLFGTVSGPFSSLTAFKEDPVVSLTIPALIILGGLGFVVIRDVAAHRRFSRLSLHSKLVITITLVLVVAATAVIWLLERDNTLRGLTPLGTFLASFFQAVTPRTAGYNTLSISSLRGATQFFIVMLMFIGASPGSTGGGIKTTTFGTLLIATWSVVRGEIDVGAFERSITQDIIFKALAITMLAVSLIATVTMILTITEKATFLDILFETTSAFGTVGLTTGITPDLSEIGRILISLTMYAGRVGPLTLALAIWQHRDQLGFHYPEEKIIVG; the protein is encoded by the coding sequence ATGCAGCGAATTATTTTTATTGAAAATAGTAAGCGAAGGCGCACGGTATATCTGAGGAAGATTTTCGGCCGCTTCACGCCTGCCCAGATTCTTGTGTTCGGCTTTGCAGCCCTCATCATGATGGGGACATTCCTCTTGATGCTTCCGGTGGCGGCGCGCGAGGGGCAGGCCACACCTTTGATTACCGCCTTTTTTACTGCGACCTCCGCTGTTTGCGTGACCGGGCTGGTGGTTGTGGACACCGCCACCCATTATTCCCTCTTCGGTCAGTTGGTGATCCTCGGGCTGATCCAGGCAGGGGGGTTGGGTATCATGACCATGACGACCCTCTTTGCCATGCTCATAGGCAAGAAGATCAACCTCAGGGAAAGGCTTCTCATCCAGGAGGGATTGAACGCCATACGGCTGGAGGGGGTGGTCAGTTTGGTGAAGAGCATTATCAAAATGACCATTCTGATCGAGGGTACCGGTGGTCTTATCCTATCCCTGCGTTTTATCCAGGACTTCGGTTGGGCGAAGGGGATTTACTACGGATTCTTTCACGCCATTTCCGCTTTTTGCAATGCCGGTTTCGATTTATTCGGGACGGTCTCCGGCCCCTTCTCCAGCCTGACCGCTTTTAAGGAGGATCCCGTAGTATCCCTCACCATTCCGGCGCTGATTATCCTGGGGGGACTGGGGTTTGTGGTAATCAGGGATGTTGCCGCCCACCGGCGGTTTTCCAGGCTGTCCTTACACTCCAAGCTGGTCATAACCATCACCCTGGTGCTTGTTGTGGCAGCCACGGCAGTAATCTGGCTCCTGGAAAGGGATAATACCTTAAGGGGTTTAACACCCCTGGGTACTTTTCTGGCATCCTTCTTCCAGGCGGTCACTCCGCGCACCGCGGGTTACAATACGTTGAGTATCAGCAGCCTGCGCGGAGCCACCCAGTTTTTCATTGTTATGCTGATGTTCATCGGAGCGTCACCGGGCAGTACCGGCGGCGGCATCAAGACGACGACCTTCGGCACCCTTCTGATTGCCACCTGGTCGGTGGTGCGGGGAGAGATTGATGTCGGGGCTTTTGAGAGGAGTATTACCCAGGATATCATATTCAAAGCGTTGGCTATAACCATGCTTGCCGTCTCGCTGATAGCAACTGTGACAATGATTCTGACAATAACCGAAAAGGCTACCTTCCTGGACATCCTCTTTGAAACAACATCCGCTTTCGGTACCGTTGGGCTGACCACGGGTATTACGCCGGATTTGAGCGAGATCGGGCGGATTCTTATAAGCCTCACAATGTATGCGGGGCGTGTCGGCCCCCTGACACTGGCTCTGGCCATCTGGCAGCATCGGGACCAGTTGGGCTTCCATTATCCAGAAGAAAAAATCATCGTCGGTTAA
- a CDS encoding YbaB/EbfC family nucleoid-associated protein: MGFGNMQKMMKQVQKMQAEMARVQQELGDIHVEGSAGGGAVRVVSNCHQEIQEVKIDPAAIDPDDPSLLEDLVLTAVNEALKNARARASEELEKVTGGIKIPGLF, encoded by the coding sequence GTGGGTTTTGGCAACATGCAGAAGATGATGAAACAGGTGCAGAAGATGCAGGCGGAAATGGCGCGCGTCCAGCAGGAGCTGGGGGATATCCACGTCGAAGGGAGCGCCGGAGGGGGCGCCGTCCGGGTGGTGTCCAACTGCCATCAGGAGATCCAGGAAGTGAAGATCGACCCGGCGGCGATAGACCCCGACGATCCTTCGCTGCTGGAGGACCTGGTGCTGACCGCCGTCAATGAAGCCCTGAAGAACGCCCGGGCCAGGGCGTCGGAGGAACTGGAAAAGGTAACCGGCGGGATCAAGATCCCAGGGCTGTTTTAG